Proteins encoded in a region of the Veillonella parvula genome:
- the potE gene encoding putrescine-ornithine antiporter, whose product MKTTAKKMSVFQLTTMVAANMLGAGIIMLPTNLAQVGTISVLSWLVTAVGALLLAYIFAQAGMFSQKQGGMGGYAEHRFGKTGHFMASYAYSISLIIANIAIAVSAVGYGAAFFGVDLNATQTSQVTIVLLWFAAILNFRGNRFTGRLSNMTIWGSIVPVLLIGTIGWYWFDPSIYWAAWNPNDLPLYDAVKQSISLTLWGFLGFESAAANADAVENPKKNVPIATVAGTLAVAVVYILSTNVMAGIVPNVDLLNSNAPFGLTFVYMFNDTIANIVMAAMVISCFGALLCWQFTLSRVFKSAAEHGYFPKIFARVNSKDAPVRGVLILLAVETLLTLFTASESLREQFEILVNLAVVTNVVPYVLCILAVPTMMRMAGVAESRIKRSNYLFGIGVLYCLYAIYACGFDAMVGSAVAVSIGLVIYVLRKAWDTRRAHRLQQSID is encoded by the coding sequence ATGAAAACCACCGCTAAAAAAATGTCTGTATTCCAGCTAACCACAATGGTAGCAGCCAATATGCTAGGAGCTGGGATCATTATGTTACCAACTAATTTGGCTCAAGTTGGTACTATTTCAGTTTTATCTTGGCTCGTGACAGCTGTGGGTGCGCTTTTACTAGCGTATATTTTTGCTCAAGCGGGTATGTTCTCCCAAAAACAAGGGGGCATGGGCGGTTATGCAGAACATCGCTTCGGTAAAACTGGACATTTTATGGCGAGCTATGCTTACAGCATATCTCTCATCATTGCTAATATCGCCATCGCGGTATCTGCCGTAGGTTATGGCGCAGCTTTCTTTGGTGTTGACCTCAATGCGACACAAACAAGTCAAGTAACAATTGTGCTCTTGTGGTTTGCAGCGATTCTAAACTTCAGAGGGAATCGTTTCACAGGTCGACTCAGCAATATGACTATTTGGGGCTCTATTGTTCCGGTTTTATTAATCGGTACAATCGGCTGGTATTGGTTTGATCCATCTATCTATTGGGCGGCATGGAACCCAAATGATCTTCCGCTTTATGATGCGGTAAAACAATCTATTTCCCTAACTTTATGGGGCTTCCTAGGATTTGAGTCCGCAGCGGCTAATGCTGATGCTGTTGAGAATCCAAAGAAAAACGTACCTATCGCAACTGTGGCGGGTACATTAGCAGTGGCAGTGGTTTATATCTTGTCCACAAACGTTATGGCAGGTATTGTGCCTAACGTTGATTTATTAAATTCTAACGCACCATTCGGTTTGACATTCGTATACATGTTCAATGATACAATTGCAAACATCGTTATGGCTGCTATGGTTATTTCTTGCTTTGGCGCTTTGCTTTGCTGGCAATTCACATTGTCTCGCGTCTTCAAAAGTGCAGCAGAACATGGTTACTTCCCTAAAATATTCGCTCGTGTAAATAGCAAAGATGCTCCTGTTCGTGGTGTATTGATTTTACTCGCTGTTGAAACATTACTTACTTTATTCACTGCAAGCGAATCCTTGCGTGAGCAGTTTGAAATCCTAGTAAACTTAGCGGTTGTAACTAACGTAGTACCGTATGTATTGTGCATCTTGGCAGTACCTACAATGATGCGTATGGCTGGCGTAGCTGAAAGTCGTATTAAACGCTCTAATTACTTGTTCGGTATAGGCGTTCTTTACTGCCTATATGCAATCTACGCATGTGGCTTTGATGCTATGGTAGGTAGCGCAGTGGCAGTAAGCATAGGCTTGGTGATCTATGTTTTGCGTAAAGCGTGGGATACACGCAGAGCACACCGCTTACAACAAAGTATTGATTAA
- the argH gene encoding argininosuccinate lyase, which yields MAKLWGGRFTKGTDKAVEDFTSSIAFDARMYAEDIAGSKAHATMLAKQHIISDADRDAIIAGLTKIKCQIDKGEFPFSVALEDIHMNIEKRLTDDIGEAGGRLHTGRSRNDQCAVDLHMYVRKAVVEMGELIVDMQKALIETAEKYSDVIMPGYTHLQRAQPVLFGHHMMAYFSMLERDFDRLLMVFKHADIMPLGAGALAGSTYGIDQTYTQKLLGFSRIYENSMDAVSDRDYVVEFLSFASLVMMHLSRLSEELILWSTNEFNFIELDDAHCTGSSIMPQKKNPDVCELVRGKTGRTYGHLLGLLTTLKGLPLTYNKDMQEDKEGIFDAIDTVHFALSINAAMIRGMKVNGAHMKAVLDDDFSNATDMADYLAKKGVPFREAHEIVGNAVHHCIEKGCVLLDLSVEDFKAISNHFDADILDAISIEACVAGRNNYSGTAPECVERQRNNGKIIIAAEEKQIAEWKEIVESVEE from the coding sequence ATGGCTAAATTGTGGGGCGGGCGTTTCACAAAAGGCACTGATAAAGCGGTAGAGGATTTTACATCCTCTATCGCTTTTGATGCGCGGATGTACGCCGAAGATATTGCAGGCAGCAAGGCACATGCGACTATGCTGGCAAAACAACATATTATCTCCGATGCAGATCGAGATGCCATCATAGCAGGTTTAACGAAGATTAAATGTCAGATTGATAAAGGAGAGTTTCCGTTCTCCGTAGCTCTTGAAGATATTCATATGAATATTGAAAAACGCCTCACCGATGATATCGGTGAAGCCGGTGGTCGTTTGCATACAGGCCGCAGCCGTAATGACCAATGTGCAGTAGACTTGCATATGTACGTGCGTAAAGCCGTTGTGGAAATGGGGGAGCTTATCGTAGACATGCAAAAGGCCCTCATCGAAACAGCTGAAAAATATAGTGACGTTATCATGCCTGGCTATACGCATTTACAACGGGCTCAACCTGTATTGTTTGGGCATCATATGATGGCCTATTTCTCCATGTTAGAACGAGATTTTGATCGATTGTTGATGGTATTCAAACATGCGGACATCATGCCACTTGGGGCCGGCGCATTAGCTGGTTCTACATACGGCATTGATCAAACATATACGCAAAAGCTTTTGGGCTTCTCTCGTATTTACGAAAATAGTATGGATGCCGTATCTGACCGTGACTACGTAGTTGAATTCTTATCCTTTGCATCTCTCGTGATGATGCATTTGAGCCGTCTTAGCGAAGAGTTGATCTTGTGGTCTACCAATGAGTTCAATTTTATTGAACTTGATGATGCTCACTGCACGGGCTCTAGTATTATGCCGCAAAAGAAAAATCCTGACGTTTGCGAGCTGGTTCGTGGTAAAACAGGCCGTACCTATGGTCATTTGTTAGGCCTTTTAACAACTTTGAAAGGCTTGCCTCTTACATACAACAAGGATATGCAAGAGGATAAAGAAGGTATCTTCGATGCTATTGATACAGTACACTTCGCATTGTCCATTAATGCGGCTATGATTCGTGGTATGAAGGTCAATGGGGCTCATATGAAAGCAGTCTTGGATGACGACTTCTCCAATGCTACAGATATGGCGGATTATCTTGCGAAGAAAGGTGTTCCATTCCGTGAAGCCCATGAAATCGTAGGTAATGCGGTGCATCATTGCATCGAAAAAGGTTGTGTACTCCTTGATCTATCCGTAGAGGACTTCAAAGCTATTTCCAACCATTTTGATGCAGATATTCTTGACGCTATCTCCATCGAAGCTTGTGTTGCAGGTCGTAATAACTATTCTGGTACGGCTCCAGAATGTGTGGAACGACAACGTAATAATGGTAAAATCATTATCGCTGCTGAGGAAAAGCAAATTGCTGAATGGAAAGAAATCGTTGAATCTGTAGAAGAGTAG
- a CDS encoding argininosuccinate synthase yields the protein MGKANKVVLAYSGGLDTSVIIPWLKENYGAEVIAVCVDLGQPEDYDAVEKKAIKSGASKAYIVDAKEEFVKDYVWPTVKAGAIYEGKYLLGTSFARPLIGKILVDIAKKEGADAIAHGATGKGNDQVRFELTIKALAPNMKIIAPWREWDLKSRTDCMEYAAKHDIPVVATKSHPYSMDQNVWHLSHEGGDLENPANAPKDDVYLVTHTPEQAPDEAGYVTVSFKEGVPVAVDGQEGTPLQLLEKLNEIGAHYGVGVVDIVENRLVGMKSRGVYENPGGSIIMYAHRELEYLCLDRATYHYKELIANKYAELVYDGMWFAPLMNALQAFVDETQKTVTGEVKLKLYKGNIISAGSTSPYSLYSEDFVTFEEDDVYDQADAEGFINLFGLPLKINALMKEKAGK from the coding sequence ATGGGTAAAGCAAATAAAGTAGTACTCGCATATTCTGGTGGCTTAGATACTTCTGTTATCATTCCTTGGTTGAAAGAAAATTATGGTGCTGAAGTTATTGCAGTGTGTGTAGACTTGGGCCAACCTGAGGATTATGATGCAGTTGAGAAAAAAGCGATCAAATCTGGCGCATCTAAAGCGTACATCGTTGACGCTAAGGAAGAGTTTGTAAAAGATTATGTATGGCCTACTGTAAAAGCTGGTGCAATTTATGAAGGTAAATATTTATTAGGTACATCCTTCGCGAGACCTTTAATTGGTAAAATTCTTGTAGATATTGCCAAAAAAGAAGGCGCTGATGCAATCGCTCATGGTGCGACTGGTAAAGGTAATGACCAAGTTCGTTTTGAGTTGACTATCAAAGCATTAGCTCCTAACATGAAAATCATTGCTCCTTGGAGAGAATGGGATTTGAAATCTAGAACAGATTGCATGGAATATGCTGCTAAACATGATATTCCAGTTGTAGCTACAAAATCTCATCCATATTCTATGGACCAAAACGTATGGCATTTATCCCATGAAGGCGGCGATCTTGAAAATCCAGCAAATGCTCCTAAAGATGATGTGTATTTGGTAACACATACACCTGAACAAGCTCCAGATGAAGCTGGTTATGTAACTGTATCCTTTAAAGAAGGTGTACCTGTAGCCGTAGACGGTCAAGAAGGCACCCCATTACAATTATTAGAAAAACTCAACGAGATTGGTGCACACTATGGTGTAGGCGTTGTAGATATCGTTGAAAATAGATTGGTAGGTATGAAATCCCGTGGCGTTTATGAAAACCCAGGTGGTTCCATCATCATGTATGCTCACAGAGAACTTGAATACCTCTGCTTAGATAGAGCTACATACCACTACAAAGAACTCATTGCTAACAAATACGCTGAACTTGTATACGATGGCATGTGGTTCGCACCATTGATGAACGCATTACAAGCGTTTGTTGACGAAACTCAAAAAACTGTAACCGGTGAAGTAAAACTTAAATTGTACAAAGGCAATATCATTTCTGCGGGTAGTACTTCTCCATATTCCTTGTACAGCGAAGATTTTGTAACATTTGAAGAAGATGATGTATACGATCAAGCTGATGCAGAAGGTTTCATCAACTTGTTCGGTTTACCTCTCAAAATTAATGCATTGATGAAAGAAAAGGCAGGTAAATAA
- a CDS encoding transglycosylase domain-containing protein, with translation MKVFRYLRNLVVFVVVMILAMFIYDGYHSFQGTNRESKAHTLVEKQIEQSEDTLSRTDRIIRLFTFRDKVQIALNQRVSKEHWVKGDVIPEYTKNALIAIEDKRYYKHGAIDVLGIIRALYTNTIAGETLEGGSTITQQLVKNLFLSSKRIMSRKVEEAILASEMEHYYSKEEILTMYLNTVYYGHNYYGIYEAAHGYFGTSPSRLTLGQSALLAALPNAPSYLDPYTNYEGAKARQKLVLEQMVDQGMITQAEADYAYEQDLELVEE, from the coding sequence ATGAAAGTATTTCGCTACCTTCGAAATCTAGTTGTATTCGTGGTGGTCATGATTTTGGCTATGTTTATATATGACGGATACCATAGCTTTCAAGGGACAAATCGTGAGAGTAAAGCTCATACACTTGTTGAAAAACAAATAGAACAAAGTGAAGACACGCTCAGTCGTACGGATCGAATTATACGACTGTTTACATTTAGAGATAAAGTACAGATAGCTCTTAATCAACGTGTTTCAAAAGAGCATTGGGTGAAAGGGGATGTTATTCCTGAGTATACAAAAAATGCATTAATCGCTATTGAAGATAAGCGGTATTATAAACATGGAGCTATTGATGTACTCGGTATTATTCGCGCCTTGTACACAAATACCATAGCAGGTGAAACCTTGGAAGGCGGTAGTACTATTACACAACAACTTGTAAAAAATCTGTTCCTTTCCTCAAAGCGCATCATGAGTCGTAAGGTAGAAGAGGCCATCCTCGCTAGCGAGATGGAACATTACTATTCTAAGGAAGAAATTTTAACTATGTATTTGAATACCGTATATTATGGTCATAATTATTATGGTATCTACGAAGCAGCTCACGGATACTTTGGGACGAGTCCCAGTCGATTAACATTGGGGCAAAGCGCTTTGCTCGCTGCATTACCCAATGCACCGTCCTATTTAGATCCTTACACGAACTATGAAGGGGCTAAAGCTCGACAAAAGCTGGTGCTCGAACAAATGGTAGACCAAGGCATGATTACACAAGCCGAAGCAGACTATGCGTACGAACAGGACTTGGAGCTTGTGGAAGAATAA
- a CDS encoding metal-sensing transcriptional repressor: MKQCMDSENLHRRLRKILGQVQAIDRMIEEDIPCEDVLSQINAAKSALHKVGQVILEGHINHCVRDGIEHGDVEKTISDFTKAVERFANMGK, translated from the coding sequence ATGAAACAGTGTATGGATTCAGAAAATCTGCATCGTCGATTGCGTAAAATCTTAGGTCAAGTGCAAGCTATTGATCGAATGATTGAAGAAGACATTCCCTGCGAAGATGTGTTGAGCCAAATTAATGCAGCTAAGTCTGCACTACATAAAGTAGGACAAGTAATTCTTGAAGGACATATCAACCACTGCGTACGAGATGGTATCGAACATGGTGACGTGGAAAAAACCATTAGCGACTTTACAAAAGCTGTAGAGCGCTTTGCAAATATGGGTAAATAA
- a CDS encoding HPr family phosphocarrier protein encodes MKELTVEITNESGLHARPATAFTQLAAKFASKVTIAANGKTADAKSILTVLTLGATKGTSVTLTADGADEDEALAALSEFLTTNHD; translated from the coding sequence ATGAAAGAATTAACAGTAGAAATTACTAACGAATCCGGTTTACATGCTCGTCCTGCTACAGCTTTCACACAATTGGCTGCTAAGTTCGCTTCCAAAGTGACTATCGCTGCTAATGGCAAAACAGCAGATGCTAAATCCATTTTAACTGTATTGACCTTGGGTGCTACAAAAGGCACATCCGTTACCTTGACGGCTGACGGTGCTGACGAAGACGAGGCACTCGCTGCATTGAGCGAATTCTTAACAACTAACCACGATTAA
- the ptsP gene encoding phosphoenolpyruvate--protein phosphotransferase produces MRIQGISGSRGIAVGNVYRYIQEEIVIPDYNVTEDKVEEEIGKFATAMASTLKQLDTIRKKALDEMGPEEAAIFEAHMQIAQDPSLSDGIKSLVESSHMNVVAATAQTIETFANIFLGMEDAYMRERGADIKDIGDRLMRNMLGMNPRGLSHISGEVILVAHDLAPSDTASLDKAVVKGIVTAAGGPTSHAAIMARTLEIPAVMGVGDIESFADGDKAVVLGTDGIVEINPSDADWTEYTNQALAFQEELKRLRESANLEATTIDGHHVELFGNIGKAKDAKHALTMGAQGIGLYRTEFLYMENDELPAEEIQFEEYKKVAQDMKGQPVIIRTMDIGGDKELKCLDLPSEMNPFLGYRAIRISLNRPDIFKVQLRALLRASAFGDIHIMYPMIASVEEVKQANAMLSECKEELEAEGKDFNKDIKVGIMIEVPAAAVISPILAKYVDFFSIGTNDLCQYTLAVDRMNEAIGSLYQPLHPGVLRLIKHVIDASHEQGKFTGMCGELASDPVATMILLGLGLDEFSMTASSIPLIKNILRSVSKTECEEVANKALTMDTAEEITEYAKSVLAEKGLL; encoded by the coding sequence ATGCGAATTCAAGGGATTTCTGGATCTCGTGGCATTGCAGTAGGCAATGTATATAGATATATTCAAGAGGAAATTGTCATTCCTGATTACAATGTAACGGAAGACAAGGTAGAAGAAGAAATAGGCAAGTTTGCAACTGCTATGGCATCTACCTTAAAACAATTGGATACTATTCGTAAAAAAGCGTTGGATGAAATGGGGCCAGAAGAGGCGGCTATTTTTGAAGCGCATATGCAAATTGCTCAAGACCCATCCTTATCTGACGGAATTAAATCCCTTGTTGAGTCTAGCCATATGAATGTGGTAGCGGCTACGGCTCAAACAATTGAAACCTTTGCAAATATCTTCCTTGGTATGGAAGACGCTTACATGCGTGAACGAGGCGCAGATATTAAGGATATCGGTGATCGTTTGATGCGTAATATGTTAGGCATGAACCCTCGCGGTTTATCACATATTTCTGGCGAGGTTATCTTGGTGGCTCATGATTTGGCACCATCTGATACGGCATCCCTTGATAAAGCGGTAGTAAAAGGTATCGTTACGGCAGCAGGTGGCCCTACATCTCATGCGGCTATTATGGCTCGCACCTTAGAGATTCCTGCAGTTATGGGCGTTGGTGATATTGAAAGCTTTGCAGATGGCGATAAGGCAGTCGTTCTTGGTACGGATGGTATCGTGGAAATCAATCCATCTGATGCGGATTGGACGGAGTATACAAATCAAGCGTTGGCGTTCCAAGAGGAGTTAAAACGGTTACGCGAATCCGCTAATCTTGAAGCTACTACCATTGATGGTCATCATGTAGAACTATTCGGCAACATTGGTAAGGCGAAGGATGCTAAACATGCGCTCACTATGGGCGCACAAGGTATTGGTTTGTATCGTACAGAATTCCTTTACATGGAAAATGACGAATTGCCTGCAGAAGAAATACAATTCGAAGAGTATAAAAAGGTAGCCCAAGATATGAAGGGGCAGCCTGTTATTATCCGTACCATGGACATCGGTGGAGACAAGGAATTGAAATGCCTTGATTTACCAAGTGAAATGAATCCATTCCTAGGATATCGCGCTATTCGTATATCCTTAAATCGTCCAGACATCTTTAAGGTACAATTGCGTGCCTTATTACGAGCTAGTGCGTTTGGTGATATTCACATCATGTATCCTATGATTGCTTCCGTTGAGGAAGTGAAGCAAGCGAATGCTATGCTTAGTGAATGTAAGGAGGAACTGGAGGCTGAGGGTAAGGATTTCAACAAGGATATCAAGGTTGGCATCATGATCGAAGTACCAGCGGCAGCTGTTATATCTCCAATTCTTGCTAAATATGTAGACTTCTTTAGTATCGGTACGAATGATCTTTGCCAATACACATTGGCAGTAGACCGTATGAACGAAGCAATTGGTAGCTTGTATCAACCATTGCATCCAGGTGTGTTACGTCTTATTAAGCACGTCATTGATGCTAGTCATGAACAAGGTAAATTTACAGGCATGTGTGGTGAGCTTGCTAGCGACCCTGTGGCGACCATGATTCTGTTGGGCCTTGGCCTCGACGAATTCTCCATGACGGCTTCTTCGATTCCTCTTATTAAAAATATTTTGCGTTCTGTTTCCAAAACAGAATGTGAAGAGGTAGCAAATAAAGCACTTACTATGGACACAGCAGAAGAAATTACAGAATACGCTAAATCTGTATTAGCTGAAAAAGGTTTATTATAA
- the dapF gene encoding diaminopimelate epimerase: MKLTKMHGLGNDFILFADPQGTSKDYTDLAIRLCDRRTGIGADGLAVLVPSETCDVRMRIINSDGSEAEMCGNAIRCFAKYAYEHGETTKETFTIETLAGVMKPTLTIENGIVTQVTVNMGKPFFKSQDIPMNVNMDKVIDVDLDVNGETITVSSVLLGVPHTEVFIADITKAPVTTQGPILEKHDAFPANTNVNYIEVVNDKHIKVRTWERGAGATLACGTGSCASAVMSFEKGLTGREVDVELYLGTLHISYLEDGTVLMTGPAEEVFETELPID, encoded by the coding sequence ATGAAATTAACGAAAATGCATGGTCTCGGCAATGACTTCATCCTCTTTGCCGACCCACAAGGGACGTCTAAAGACTACACAGACCTCGCCATCCGCCTTTGCGATCGTCGCACGGGTATTGGTGCCGATGGTCTTGCCGTCCTAGTTCCTTCCGAAACCTGTGATGTGCGCATGCGCATCATCAACTCCGATGGTAGTGAAGCAGAAATGTGCGGTAATGCCATCCGTTGCTTTGCCAAATACGCTTATGAACACGGTGAAACAACGAAGGAGACTTTCACCATCGAAACCTTAGCTGGCGTAATGAAGCCTACATTGACTATCGAAAACGGAATAGTCACACAAGTTACTGTAAACATGGGCAAACCATTCTTTAAGTCCCAAGACATTCCTATGAATGTAAACATGGATAAGGTTATCGACGTAGACCTCGATGTAAACGGTGAGACCATAACGGTAAGCTCCGTATTGCTTGGCGTGCCTCATACGGAGGTATTCATCGCCGACATTACAAAAGCCCCTGTTACAACACAAGGCCCTATCCTTGAAAAGCACGATGCCTTCCCTGCTAACACAAATGTAAACTACATTGAAGTAGTAAATGACAAACACATCAAGGTGCGCACTTGGGAGCGTGGAGCTGGCGCTACCTTAGCATGTGGAACAGGATCTTGTGCCTCTGCCGTTATGTCCTTTGAAAAAGGTTTAACAGGCCGTGAAGTAGATGTAGAACTTTATTTAGGAACATTGCATATTTCATACTTGGAGGATGGCACGGTGCTCATGACAGGCCCGGCTGAGGAAGTCTTCGAAACAGAACTTCCTATCGATTAA
- a CDS encoding Na+/H+ antiporter NhaC family protein, protein MKWLQLILNAFLRYQQGRTLMPRNIEPLLGLLASILVILIAVANSIAIGYALIVVWSIMAYVFYRKGYAPKELLNLSWTGAKTSIVVMQIFLLIGWLIAMWQAAGVIPMIIATGIDLIDPSIFIVCAFLITAIVSMLLGTALGTVGTIGIVLITMARAGNIPENIVAGAIIAGAYFGDRNGPLSSSASLVATLTHTKVSTNIPIMFKDGIPALIISTVLYLLLSQWYPLNYENSLLSDTIHFIFNIDWTLWIPVIIVIGLLPLKVSIRWPIGLSALAAAILAYTNQDASLSELGWYTLTGFELPHYNPLANIIHGGGLQTMFIPTLSIFMATAISGMLEGVGFWNDIRQLLERAKTRSDVFAANVGLAFLTGAVGCSQAIAVVMTHSIMRITYAQRGIQDEDVMLDFENSGILIAPLQPWNIAAYVPIVMMGTSSTGYVPFAFFLYLVPLIYWLRLRKQDQPIIR, encoded by the coding sequence ATGAAGTGGTTACAACTTATATTAAATGCGTTCCTAAGGTACCAACAGGGCCGCACACTCATGCCACGGAATATAGAGCCCCTTTTGGGACTACTTGCATCCATTCTCGTCATCCTCATAGCCGTAGCCAATAGCATCGCTATTGGTTATGCCTTGATTGTCGTATGGAGCATCATGGCCTACGTGTTCTACCGCAAAGGATATGCACCAAAAGAATTATTAAACCTATCTTGGACAGGTGCGAAAACATCCATCGTAGTGATGCAAATCTTCCTTCTCATCGGTTGGCTCATCGCCATGTGGCAAGCAGCAGGCGTTATTCCTATGATTATCGCCACAGGTATCGATTTAATTGATCCATCCATCTTTATCGTCTGTGCCTTTTTAATAACAGCTATAGTGAGTATGTTGTTAGGTACTGCACTAGGCACTGTAGGAACGATAGGCATCGTACTCATCACCATGGCAAGAGCTGGTAATATTCCAGAAAATATTGTGGCCGGTGCTATTATTGCAGGTGCTTACTTTGGTGATCGAAACGGACCACTATCATCTAGTGCGTCTCTCGTAGCAACCTTAACCCATACAAAGGTATCGACGAATATTCCCATTATGTTTAAAGATGGTATTCCAGCACTCATCATCTCTACAGTGTTGTATCTATTACTATCTCAGTGGTACCCACTCAATTACGAAAATAGTTTACTATCCGATACAATTCACTTTATTTTCAATATCGATTGGACATTATGGATTCCAGTCATCATCGTCATTGGTCTATTGCCTTTGAAAGTATCTATCCGTTGGCCTATCGGACTCAGTGCATTAGCGGCGGCCATTCTAGCCTATACCAATCAGGATGCGAGCCTCTCAGAGTTGGGATGGTATACCTTAACAGGCTTTGAACTACCGCACTATAATCCACTAGCTAATATCATTCATGGCGGCGGTCTACAAACGATGTTTATCCCTACCCTTTCAATTTTTATGGCTACTGCCATTTCAGGCATGCTCGAAGGGGTTGGCTTCTGGAACGATATACGACAACTGTTAGAGCGAGCTAAAACACGGAGCGATGTATTTGCTGCCAATGTAGGTCTTGCTTTCTTAACAGGTGCGGTTGGATGCAGCCAAGCTATTGCGGTAGTTATGACGCACTCTATTATGCGTATTACCTACGCACAGCGAGGTATTCAAGACGAAGATGTAATGCTAGACTTTGAAAATAGTGGCATTCTCATCGCTCCATTACAACCATGGAATATCGCTGCCTACGTGCCCATTGTCATGATGGGTACAAGTTCAACAGGTTATGTACCATTTGCCTTCTTCCTATATCTAGTACCACTCATCTATTGGTTACGATTACGGAAGCAAGATCAACCAATCATACGCTAA
- the pfkB gene encoding 1-phosphofructokinase, with the protein MIYTITFNPALDYIVRLDHLKTGTINRTIQEYVLGGGKGINVSIVLNNLGMDTTALGFIAGFTGEEIVTQLKKFGVKEDFIRLREGLTRINVKVKASDEETEINGRGPIIATDELEALYKQLDALTEKDTLILAGSIPSSLPSDMYELIMERLQHKNIRIVVDATKDLLTKVLPYKPFLIKPNNHELSEIFGRTLSTKDQLVEAAKTLQEKGAQHVLISMAGDGAILVSADGTVYTSPAPKGTLVNSVGAGDSMVAGFITGYEKTGDLQEALYWGISSGSASAYSENLATLEEVETLLSQVRVK; encoded by the coding sequence ATGATTTATACCATTACCTTTAATCCAGCTCTCGATTATATCGTGCGCCTTGATCACCTCAAGACGGGTACTATTAATCGCACCATCCAAGAATACGTTCTCGGTGGTGGCAAAGGTATCAACGTATCTATCGTGCTCAACAATCTTGGCATGGATACGACAGCACTCGGCTTCATCGCAGGGTTTACAGGCGAAGAAATCGTAACACAACTCAAGAAATTCGGCGTGAAAGAAGATTTCATCCGGCTTCGCGAAGGATTAACCCGCATCAATGTTAAGGTAAAAGCCTCTGATGAGGAAACAGAGATTAATGGCCGCGGCCCAATCATTGCTACCGACGAATTAGAAGCTCTATACAAACAGCTTGATGCGTTGACCGAAAAGGACACCTTAATCCTTGCTGGCAGCATTCCTTCTAGCCTACCAAGCGATATGTACGAACTCATTATGGAGCGCTTACAACATAAAAATATTCGCATCGTAGTCGATGCTACAAAGGATCTACTCACAAAAGTCTTGCCTTATAAACCATTTTTAATTAAGCCAAATAATCACGAGCTTAGTGAAATCTTTGGGCGCACTTTATCTACAAAAGATCAGCTTGTAGAAGCAGCAAAAACATTGCAAGAGAAAGGCGCACAACACGTGCTCATCTCCATGGCTGGTGATGGTGCTATTTTGGTGTCCGCTGACGGCACTGTATATACCAGTCCTGCCCCTAAAGGAACTCTCGTGAATTCCGTGGGTGCTGGCGACTCCATGGTAGCCGGCTTTATTACGGGCTATGAAAAGACGGGTGACTTACAAGAGGCGCTCTATTGGGGTATCTCCAGTGGCTCTGCCTCCGCTTACTCTGAAAACCTCGCAACCCTTGAAGAAGTAGAAACACTGCTTTCACAAGTACGAGTTAAATAG